The following proteins come from a genomic window of Candidatus Cloacimonas sp.:
- a CDS encoding LPP20 family lipoprotein encodes MKRCLYILLLLLSSCSVAKKQPEWTLQQPFDNGYYSAVVKIPKKAPNYKELARNDAIREISTQISVQIDSDIALTETEANGIPSSELISNIRSSSNNKIRDLQLVGTYETKNDFWAYYRLSKSEYYAWRKNQCDQAVAQALNLLNEFDLSQANLTSGISALLKGLELIVDYTDMDLTTNYRNKQINLYNELFFRLNHLTETVQIKYAKKEIDLIAKQRDRKSIAVFVNYQQAGKEIPVNNFPVCFNFLSGKGEIVAKGLTDENGKAELILNRITSFSTPQFIEAKPDKDFWLTSIENPIVKTMFGNLPFLPATLKLNVHRPKAFVQYSFNNTSGTDYRNILLKKLQDLDLEVSTNQNESDYTFKVNIITRNSEFLPLLKQYSAVADAYIELIDSHTGKSVYNTNLTGIKSVAVTPDIAKGKNELDAVNELCDKVMFMLVQQYIMY; translated from the coding sequence ATGAAGCGCTGTTTATATATTCTGCTATTGTTACTTTCCTCCTGCAGCGTAGCCAAAAAACAACCAGAATGGACTTTGCAACAACCCTTTGACAATGGCTATTATAGCGCGGTGGTAAAAATTCCTAAGAAAGCGCCCAACTATAAAGAATTAGCCAGAAATGATGCCATTCGTGAGATATCCACTCAAATCAGCGTTCAGATTGATTCTGACATTGCTTTAACGGAAACGGAAGCCAATGGAATTCCTTCTTCAGAATTAATCAGCAACATCCGCAGTTCCAGTAATAATAAAATTAGAGACCTACAACTGGTAGGCACTTATGAAACCAAAAATGACTTTTGGGCTTATTACCGACTTTCCAAAAGCGAATATTATGCCTGGCGCAAAAATCAATGTGATCAAGCAGTGGCTCAGGCACTCAATTTACTAAACGAATTTGATCTCTCTCAAGCCAATTTAACTTCCGGCATATCAGCTCTCTTAAAAGGACTGGAACTGATTGTGGATTATACCGATATGGATTTGACCACGAATTATCGGAATAAGCAGATTAATCTCTATAATGAACTTTTCTTTCGTCTGAACCATTTAACCGAAACAGTGCAAATAAAATATGCGAAAAAAGAAATTGATCTTATAGCCAAACAAAGAGATAGAAAAAGCATTGCTGTTTTCGTTAACTATCAACAGGCAGGCAAAGAAATACCGGTAAATAATTTTCCAGTATGTTTCAATTTTTTGAGTGGTAAAGGCGAAATTGTTGCTAAGGGCTTAACGGATGAAAATGGAAAAGCAGAATTGATCCTAAACCGCATAACATCATTCAGCACTCCTCAATTTATAGAAGCCAAACCGGATAAGGATTTTTGGCTGACGAGCATAGAAAATCCTATCGTTAAAACGATGTTTGGCAATCTCCCATTTTTACCTGCCACTTTAAAACTGAATGTGCATCGTCCTAAAGCATTTGTGCAATATAGTTTTAATAATACTTCCGGGACTGACTATCGCAATATTTTGCTAAAAAAACTGCAGGACTTGGATTTGGAAGTTTCAACCAACCAAAATGAGAGTGATTATACCTTTAAAGTGAACATCATAACTCGCAATAGTGAATTTCTGCCTTTGCTAAAACAATATTCAGCCGTCGCCGATGCCTATATTGAATTGATCGACTCCCACACAGGAAAAAGTGTTTACAACACAAATTTAACTGGAATTAAAAGTGTGGCAGTTACCCCAGATATCGCTAAAGGCAAAAATGAACTCGATGCAGTAAATGAACTTTGCGATAAAGTTATGTTTATGCTTGTGCAACAATATATTATGTATTAA
- a CDS encoding CsgG/HfaB family protein produces MKKWLFPVLLCCLLIISACSSNARLAKKAQKNYDKGNYEIATQEAMRALSKKTDNPKTQELLVQSWQNYRLAQQRKIEKLMQSNDTNKWEQIYLEYTSLQNLAEQIQSLPPLINPYTGYKVVIDIPDYAAEIKQSQENAAEAHYQTGILYAKMNNAKDTQKKAALEFKEALKLIPNYQDAALRYEQSRKLALKRIAITTFEDKSNTSGIYGAVSDILTDQIVSLLLSSANTEFVEIIDRTQLEAVMKEQQLTASGLTNNEGSFRLGQILGADEILTGRILQINATPERTVSVTSEDETEVVIRTEEYTDEDGNTQEREIKGKVFCRYRKFTKTANVSISTSYCLLEVETGKIKQQETVEIKNAWSDTWARKISGDERALSNNIKKQMEKAEPFPPSLNEMVKEALKQTGNDIANKLCGYLS; encoded by the coding sequence ATGAAAAAATGGCTTTTTCCCGTTCTTCTTTGTTGTTTATTGATAATCAGCGCTTGCTCTTCCAATGCGCGGTTAGCTAAAAAAGCACAAAAGAATTATGATAAGGGAAATTATGAAATTGCCACTCAGGAAGCAATGAGAGCATTAAGCAAAAAAACGGATAATCCTAAAACCCAAGAACTTTTAGTGCAGTCCTGGCAAAATTATCGTTTGGCGCAACAGAGAAAGATTGAAAAACTGATGCAAAGCAACGACACAAATAAGTGGGAACAAATTTACCTGGAATATACTTCGCTGCAAAATCTGGCGGAGCAAATCCAATCGCTGCCTCCTTTAATAAATCCCTATACTGGTTATAAAGTTGTAATTGACATTCCTGATTATGCCGCTGAAATAAAACAAAGCCAAGAAAATGCCGCTGAGGCACATTATCAAACAGGCATTTTATATGCCAAAATGAACAATGCTAAAGATACGCAAAAGAAAGCCGCACTGGAATTTAAAGAAGCGCTGAAACTTATTCCCAACTATCAAGATGCCGCTTTAAGATATGAACAAAGCCGTAAACTTGCCCTTAAAAGAATAGCCATAACTACTTTTGAAGATAAAAGCAATACTTCTGGCATATATGGAGCCGTCAGTGATATTTTAACCGATCAAATTGTCTCTTTGTTATTGTCCTCCGCCAACACTGAGTTCGTGGAAATTATAGATAGAACCCAACTGGAAGCAGTTATGAAAGAACAACAGCTTACCGCTTCCGGTTTAACTAATAATGAAGGTTCATTTCGCTTGGGACAAATTTTAGGCGCCGATGAAATATTAACCGGACGCATTTTACAAATAAATGCTACTCCTGAACGGACCGTTAGCGTTACCAGTGAAGACGAAACCGAAGTTGTAATCCGCACCGAAGAATATACAGATGAAGATGGCAATACTCAGGAACGCGAAATTAAGGGAAAGGTCTTTTGCCGCTATCGTAAATTCACTAAAACGGCAAATGTTAGCATTTCCACTTCCTATTGCCTTTTAGAAGTGGAAACCGGAAAAATTAAACAGCAAGAAACCGTGGAAATTAAAAATGCTTGGAGCGATACCTGGGCAAGGAAAATTTCCGGAGATGAGCGTGCCTTAAGTAACAACATAAAAAAACAGATGGAAAAAGCAGAACCCTTTCCGCCTTCGCTAAATGAAATGGTTAAAGAGGCGCTTAAACAAACCGGAAATGACATAGCCAATAAGCTTTGCGGATATTTAAGCTAA
- a CDS encoding T9SS type A sorting domain-containing protein, translated as MKKTLFIFILFLVSVLGYAQNAELSSPAQIGEAVANAGLTKKRLFTFQIKMTGGGGTLSSVAFTTNGTYTADELTKLQLWYNTANTFTSATNISTLTSSLGNGSHTFSGLNKTLGNGNHYFWITADIGQTLIPNHTLFVSAISTDNIIFTETFYKGGSASAGGTQYLEYVIVSENFDGTWPPSGWTFSGATRNSPAYSGGYSLELDSANDYAYTRKVNTPGLITFFALENTGHSYSFKIQYSTDPSLESNWNDITTYSNGTSNPLTSSFKFYSVDVHNTTYTNVYIRFYLESGNADIHIDDVNITLRSPNTQASGVTFSDVGPNRFTVSCTAGSAAQRIMFMKQKVGEVENTPVDAANGVFYTASTNWQDPGSQIGSTGYYCIYKGTGNSVTVTGLSQNTTYTVEVMEYNYSDVTNTYIYMPSPASATKQTLPNTPPANLTFSDVGSSAFTLTWTGQDNVSFLAFMKQDTNAEPADPTSTEYTASNNWNSKGTQLGSSGFYCIYNNPNITEPGGNSVTVTNLTSSTRYFVRLYSVSGESVSTAALDEMPTATKPEDYFASIASGNWVTVNKWVSGRWTGTTTWKSSRDGTYWNDATAKPTSSATKVYIEAGHIVTLTDNESCSNLHFDNGWIQLGSCNLTINSYAPGSGTPQFIYNGSGSPSQTGSNSIVSVTSQSIASLPSEVNTLRINLANDNSTVNLPNDVIVTNLAFDHGGLNMNSHKIIYKFKNADIKSDNAIFYSMNIRFTEDINTVGSNHSLAVTWYTSGFVTDVFQATMYFPSSLTNSSNLRLWLRNNATKGWYLKGEYPVQGSGDTKYIVADGLQSPDMSGIVYFDFTLSNPNQTLPVELSSFIVNVTSNNYVQIMWVTQSETELSGFRLYRGTSADFALATDLGVFIPATNTSEPKYYVYTDKEIESAGTYYYWLECMELNASSTYYGPRELNYQPGIGGMEVPIVEGINSIYPNPFNPETTIRFGVLEPATVKATVYNNRGQKVCEPINGYYDKGTYSYIWNATDYNNRCLSNGIYFIRLQVGSNIYTRKVAIVK; from the coding sequence ATGAAAAAGACACTTTTTATATTTATACTATTTCTCGTTTCCGTCTTAGGATATGCACAAAACGCTGAATTATCCTCTCCCGCACAAATTGGAGAAGCAGTTGCTAATGCAGGATTAACTAAAAAACGCCTCTTCACTTTCCAAATTAAAATGACTGGAGGAGGAGGGACTTTATCAAGTGTAGCTTTTACTACCAATGGTACTTATACTGCCGATGAACTAACTAAACTACAGCTTTGGTATAATACTGCTAACACCTTTACCAGTGCAACAAACATTTCAACATTAACTTCGAGTTTAGGAAATGGTTCACATACTTTTTCTGGTTTAAATAAAACTTTAGGTAATGGAAATCACTATTTCTGGATTACGGCTGATATTGGGCAGACATTAATTCCAAACCATACTCTATTCGTTTCTGCTATCTCAACGGATAATATTATCTTTACTGAAACTTTTTATAAAGGTGGTTCTGCTTCCGCTGGTGGTACTCAATATCTGGAATATGTAATTGTAAGCGAAAATTTTGATGGAACCTGGCCCCCCAGCGGTTGGACATTTTCTGGTGCTACCAGAAATTCTCCTGCCTATTCCGGGGGTTATTCTCTTGAGCTTGATTCCGCTAACGACTATGCTTATACCAGGAAAGTTAATACACCTGGATTAATCACTTTCTTTGCTTTGGAAAATACCGGGCATTCATATTCTTTTAAAATTCAATATAGTACCGATCCTTCGCTTGAATCCAATTGGAATGATATAACAACATATTCTAATGGTACTTCCAATCCCCTTACCAGCAGTTTTAAGTTTTACTCTGTCGATGTTCACAACACTACTTACACTAATGTCTATATCAGATTCTATCTGGAAAGTGGAAATGCAGATATCCATATTGATGATGTGAACATCACTTTGCGTAGCCCCAATACTCAAGCTTCAGGTGTTACTTTTTCGGATGTTGGACCAAATAGATTTACGGTAAGTTGCACAGCTGGAAGCGCTGCCCAACGCATAATGTTTATGAAACAAAAAGTAGGTGAAGTTGAAAATACTCCAGTTGACGCTGCCAATGGTGTTTTTTATACAGCCAGTACTAATTGGCAGGATCCTGGTTCTCAAATTGGTTCAACCGGATATTACTGCATTTATAAAGGCACTGGAAACAGCGTAACTGTTACCGGGCTATCTCAAAATACAACTTACACTGTGGAAGTGATGGAATATAATTACAGTGATGTAACCAATACCTATATCTATATGCCGTCCCCTGCTTCTGCTACAAAACAAACTTTACCTAATACTCCTCCCGCTAATTTAACATTTTCGGATGTTGGAAGTAGCGCGTTTACGCTTACTTGGACTGGACAAGATAATGTATCTTTTTTAGCTTTTATGAAACAAGATACTAATGCAGAACCGGCTGACCCTACATCAACTGAATACACAGCCAGTAATAATTGGAATAGTAAAGGGACTCAACTTGGATCATCGGGATTCTATTGCATTTACAATAACCCTAATATTACTGAACCTGGAGGGAACTCAGTTACTGTAACAAATTTAACCTCCAGCACCAGATATTTTGTGCGGCTCTATTCTGTAAGTGGTGAATCAGTTTCCACTGCTGCTTTAGATGAAATGCCTACTGCTACAAAACCAGAGGACTATTTTGCCAGTATCGCAAGTGGAAATTGGGTAACAGTTAATAAATGGGTTAGCGGTAGATGGACAGGAACTACAACCTGGAAGTCCTCAAGGGATGGAACTTACTGGAATGATGCAACAGCAAAACCAACTTCCAGTGCAACTAAAGTTTATATAGAAGCCGGGCATATAGTAACTCTAACGGATAATGAGAGCTGTAGTAATTTACATTTTGACAATGGTTGGATACAACTTGGTAGTTGTAATTTAACTATTAATTCTTATGCTCCAGGAAGTGGAACTCCGCAATTCATTTACAATGGAAGTGGTTCCCCTTCACAAACGGGTTCAAATTCTATTGTCTCTGTAACTTCACAAAGTATAGCAAGTTTACCCTCTGAAGTGAATACTTTAAGAATTAATCTTGCCAATGATAATTCTACGGTTAACTTGCCAAATGATGTTATAGTTACGAATTTAGCTTTTGATCACGGTGGTTTGAATATGAATTCCCATAAGATAATATATAAATTCAAAAATGCCGATATTAAATCAGATAATGCAATATTTTATTCAATGAACATCAGGTTTACTGAGGATATTAATACTGTAGGGAGTAACCACAGTTTAGCTGTCACCTGGTACACTTCCGGTTTTGTAACTGATGTATTTCAGGCAACTATGTATTTTCCGTCTTCTTTAACAAACTCCAGTAACTTAAGATTGTGGTTGAGAAATAATGCTACTAAGGGTTGGTATTTGAAAGGTGAATACCCTGTTCAGGGGTCAGGAGATACGAAATATATAGTTGCAGATGGCTTGCAAAGTCCCGATATGAGTGGCATCGTTTATTTTGATTTTACTCTTTCTAATCCAAATCAAACTCTGCCCGTGGAGCTTTCATCCTTTATTGTAAATGTTACTTCCAACAATTATGTGCAAATTATGTGGGTAACGCAAAGTGAAACGGAACTATCGGGTTTTCGTCTTTATCGGGGAACTTCAGCTGACTTTGCTTTAGCCACGGATTTGGGAGTTTTTATTCCTGCAACCAATACTTCCGAGCCCAAATATTATGTTTATACAGATAAAGAAATTGAATCTGCCGGAACTTATTATTATTGGCTGGAATGTATGGAGTTAAATGCCAGCAGCACTTATTACGGACCAAGGGAATTAAATTACCAGCCAGGTATTGGTGGAATGGAAGTTCCTATTGTGGAAGGAATAAACAGTATTTATCCCAATCCTTTCAATCCCGAAACCACTATTCGTTTTGGAGTTTTGGAACCAGCTACCGTTAAAGCCACTGTCTATAATAACCGGGGACAAAAGGTTTGTGAACCGATAAACGGATATTATGATAAAGGCACTTATTCCTATATTTGGAATGCAACTGATTATAACAATAGGTGTTTAAGCAATGGCATCTATTTCATCAGGTTACAAGTTGGGTCTAATATCTATACTCGTAAAGTGGCTATCGTGAAATGA